The following are encoded in a window of Telmatobacter sp. DSM 110680 genomic DNA:
- a CDS encoding recombinase family protein encodes MKRTALYLRVSTVDQHPETQGYDLRQMAVQRGYEITQEYTDRISGVKSRRPALDDLMRDARRGRFDVVLVWACDRIARSTRHLLEVLDELNHLGIEFVSFREQMDTGGPLGRAIVVIIGVVAELERNLIIERVRSGMRRARLEGRQIGRKPLDLDREAILRDRQHGLSLRQIADVHRISRATAHRVVNAQNTAGDTVSQGL; translated from the coding sequence GTGAAACGCACCGCTCTCTATCTCAGGGTGTCGACTGTCGACCAGCATCCGGAGACTCAGGGGTATGACCTGCGCCAGATGGCCGTTCAGCGCGGCTATGAGATCACGCAGGAGTATACCGACCGGATCAGCGGCGTGAAGTCACGCCGGCCTGCTCTGGATGATCTGATGCGCGATGCCCGCCGAGGACGTTTCGACGTAGTCCTGGTCTGGGCCTGCGATCGTATCGCCCGCTCGACCAGGCATCTGCTCGAGGTGCTCGACGAGCTGAACCACCTCGGCATCGAGTTCGTCTCGTTCCGCGAACAGATGGACACCGGCGGTCCGCTGGGCCGTGCCATCGTGGTGATCATCGGGGTCGTCGCTGAACTGGAACGCAACCTGATCATCGAGCGCGTGCGATCCGGAATGCGGCGCGCTCGACTCGAAGGCCGTCAGATCGGAAGAAAACCGCTTGACCTCGACCGCGAAGCCATCCTTCGCGATCGCCAGCACGGTCTGAGCCTGCGCCAGATCGCCGACGTTCACCGCATCAGCCGTGCCACTGCGCATCGTGTCGTCAATGCCCAGAACACTGCCGGCGATACTGTCTCACAAGGGTTGTGA
- a CDS encoding glycosyltransferase family A protein: MNLPLRPPNNQPTVESREPDRSVCVVICTRNRPASLRRCLAAVSRLDQPPEQILVVDNSEGTNDTFEIAREYGTRYTIEPVRGLSRARNRGLTECDTDFIAFLDDDVVPAPDWLGHLLEPFSVGRIGATAGRVITPDSQINDELEKSPRTLNNQVPHWFEIATFGGLGLGANMAFRKRTLPIQQLFDERLGRGAPLEIGEESYAFARLLEQGSHIAYVPTAIVYHPPLSRGSIQHEARNSFAYWLLLFAEFPGQRMNIFHFLVRRLRGQPLDWPRHPQEPGDIVSSSVPILLLAAIKGLWLFIHTPKHRRFGNN; the protein is encoded by the coding sequence TTGAACCTACCGCTCCGCCCCCCAAATAATCAGCCAACGGTCGAGTCTAGGGAACCAGATCGTTCTGTTTGCGTTGTCATATGCACCCGCAACCGTCCAGCTTCCTTGCGAAGATGCTTGGCCGCTGTCAGTAGGCTCGACCAGCCCCCCGAGCAGATTCTCGTTGTTGACAATTCAGAGGGTACTAACGACACCTTTGAAATTGCTCGGGAATACGGCACTCGCTACACCATCGAACCAGTCCGTGGCCTAAGCCGCGCTCGAAATCGTGGTCTCACCGAATGCGATACTGATTTCATAGCTTTCCTCGACGATGACGTCGTGCCCGCACCAGACTGGCTAGGCCACTTGCTTGAGCCATTTTCTGTCGGGCGAATAGGGGCCACCGCAGGCCGCGTCATTACACCGGATTCTCAGATCAACGATGAGCTCGAGAAAAGCCCGCGAACCCTCAATAACCAAGTTCCGCACTGGTTCGAGATCGCCACTTTTGGGGGTTTGGGCCTCGGTGCTAACATGGCGTTTCGTAAGCGCACGTTGCCCATCCAGCAATTGTTTGATGAACGTCTCGGCCGTGGTGCACCCCTCGAAATTGGCGAAGAAAGCTATGCCTTCGCGAGGCTCCTCGAGCAGGGCTCTCACATCGCCTATGTCCCAACTGCCATCGTCTACCACCCGCCACTCAGTCGCGGAAGCATCCAGCACGAGGCTCGGAATTCCTTTGCATACTGGCTTCTCCTATTCGCTGAGTTCCCCGGCCAGAGGATGAACATCTTTCACTTCCTCGTCCGCCGCCTCCGAGGGCAGCCCCTTGACTGGCCACGCCACCCTCAGGAGCCGGGCGACATCGTGTCCAGCAGTGTCCCGATTCTGCTCCTGGCAGCCATCAAAGGGCTTTGGCTGTTTATTCATACGCCGAAACATCGGCGATTTGGCAATAATTAG
- a CDS encoding Rap1a/Tai family immunity protein, with amino-acid sequence MKCFAFVAVVVTLVVLPVHARAQVQTGADLLKNCQVVLERKPNNVAMLDGVSCLSYLRGMSETFSLWRVFNDRRNQKNPPPACVPNGVTAREIAIVVVKFIDRHPAEQHHAASDVALTALMDAYPCNETSR; translated from the coding sequence ATGAAGTGCTTTGCATTTGTTGCGGTTGTCGTTACGCTCGTTGTCTTACCTGTTCATGCTCGAGCACAGGTGCAAACGGGTGCCGACCTGCTCAAAAACTGCCAAGTCGTGCTCGAAAGGAAACCTAATAACGTTGCGATGCTTGACGGCGTGAGTTGCTTGTCGTATCTGAGGGGAATGTCCGAGACCTTTTCTTTGTGGAGGGTATTCAATGACCGACGAAATCAGAAAAACCCCCCTCCCGCGTGTGTTCCAAATGGGGTAACCGCGCGTGAAATTGCAATTGTTGTGGTGAAGTTCATTGATCGACATCCGGCGGAGCAGCACCACGCGGCAAGTGATGTTGCTCTGACCGCGTTGATGGACGCTTATCCTTGTAACGAAACGTCACGGTGA
- a CDS encoding FkbM family methyltransferase — MSLRLDTTDMRVFDDVLVKEDYAFGLPSSAKVIVDAGANIGMTSLFYAYKFPSAKIFAVEPELSNFNMLRKNVRAYHNILPIHAALWHSEGRISVSTSPDEAFGHWGFVVSANPGDVSSITIPSLMRDFGLDYIDLLKVNIEGSEKEVFEACQWQDRIGSVVIELHDHFKSGCTDAVNHALRDFSRSASGYLTWYRRESHGAQV, encoded by the coding sequence GTGAGCCTCCGTCTCGACACGACCGACATGAGGGTCTTTGACGATGTCCTTGTGAAAGAGGATTATGCCTTCGGTTTGCCGTCTTCCGCGAAGGTGATTGTGGATGCAGGCGCAAACATCGGCATGACGTCGCTTTTTTACGCTTATAAATTCCCAAGTGCGAAGATCTTTGCAGTTGAGCCAGAGCTTTCCAATTTCAACATGCTGCGAAAAAACGTTCGCGCATATCACAACATTCTTCCAATTCATGCCGCCCTATGGCACTCGGAGGGGCGCATCAGTGTTTCCACTTCACCAGACGAAGCGTTTGGCCATTGGGGATTTGTGGTTTCCGCCAATCCAGGGGATGTTTCTTCAATCACCATTCCATCGTTGATGCGAGATTTCGGTTTGGATTACATCGATCTTCTCAAGGTGAATATTGAAGGCTCAGAAAAGGAGGTTTTTGAAGCTTGCCAATGGCAAGATCGGATTGGGTCAGTGGTGATTGAGTTACACGATCATTTCAAGTCCGGGTGTACGGACGCCGTGAATCATGCATTACGAGATTTCTCGCGAAGCGCCTCGGGGTATCTGACATGGTATCGCCGCGAATCGCATGGAGCGCAAGTCTGA
- a CDS encoding methyltransferase domain-containing protein, producing the protein MPFDRLIDFSELRRLKPYRPSFGWFRGRCIDRVYIEQFLSRHAQDIRGHCVEIGEDQYMVRFGNNQITQADVLDVMPREGVTLLADLADAPGLPSNVFDCIICTQVLMCIYDVRAAIQTIFRILSPGGVALITLAGISQIAPPTMMAEGGEFWRFTRFSAQRLFADSFGVENVYVESFGNVLAATAFLHGLVAAELTTEELAYNDPDYPLTVTVRAVKAAPNV; encoded by the coding sequence TTGCCCTTTGATCGTCTTATTGATTTCTCCGAACTTCGCCGCCTAAAACCGTATCGTCCGTCCTTCGGCTGGTTTCGCGGCCGGTGTATTGATCGCGTCTACATCGAGCAATTTCTCTCCCGCCATGCTCAGGACATCCGCGGACACTGCGTCGAGATAGGCGAAGACCAGTACATGGTGCGCTTTGGGAACAACCAAATTACCCAGGCCGACGTCCTTGACGTTATGCCGCGCGAGGGCGTCACCTTGCTTGCCGACCTCGCGGATGCTCCAGGGCTCCCATCCAACGTGTTTGACTGTATCATTTGCACTCAGGTTCTCATGTGTATCTACGATGTGCGAGCCGCCATTCAAACCATTTTCCGAATCTTGTCTCCTGGCGGTGTCGCTCTCATCACTCTTGCCGGCATCAGCCAGATCGCGCCTCCTACGATGATGGCCGAAGGCGGAGAGTTCTGGCGTTTTACACGTTTCTCCGCGCAGCGTCTCTTTGCTGATTCATTTGGTGTCGAGAACGTCTATGTCGAAAGCTTCGGCAATGTTCTTGCCGCCACTGCGTTTCTGCACGGCCTGGTCGCCGCAGAACTCACTACTGAAGAGCTAGCCTATAACGATCCCGACTATCCGCTGACAGTAACCGTCCGCGCCGTCAAGGCCGCTCCGAATGTCTGA
- a CDS encoding LTA synthase family protein, whose product MFIVPRKLWSAFVALFSILISLEILFQMQAFKNVGHFIPWYLIDDTAHWAIAHPEYILSYGGTHIFLEWACFIGFIVVLAVAIHRSQSSPRAGSALENAGARAIALLIVAGAILGTFGRVTAIGRTWLGQSEISAALFALGGDEDLGKKAAMKSSESLHMEYEVVANSTPREPDQRYFGKARGSDVIVFVLETAPYRYDSFESLDDLPTLKQLASHAWIGSRHYSTFPYTAKATFSILTSMYPPNPIYFGGSPRQAPGLVRALKSAGYDTHYYVPHPFENHFEDAMYSAIGFNQIFSSGSVPEGDHIGMPYWQDVVRRDLDALHMLMRDAHRDAVEHQPYLAVFSPQIGHAPWPDILHNGAETSLANRARSLLRLEDQWLGQVVGQLSKDGRLDRTIIVVTGDHGVRASGEDPSFETFGLPDYSFHVPLLVFAPQALQQGQTIREVTSHIDIVPTVLDLIGLGTGRGFEEGLPIWETEQNRRKVFLWAGDYLGAEGFEQKSVFTVWNKAAGYVFTGDSLDETDMSMVPEGSEEEHAAITSIQSMARLDGDWWVSAMPPLRTSSVATLKN is encoded by the coding sequence ATGTTCATTGTTCCTCGAAAGCTTTGGTCTGCATTTGTCGCGCTGTTCAGCATTCTCATATCGCTCGAAATCCTCTTCCAAATGCAGGCGTTCAAAAACGTAGGGCACTTTATTCCGTGGTATCTCATCGATGACACGGCTCATTGGGCCATTGCACATCCGGAGTACATTCTCTCCTACGGCGGGACACACATCTTCTTGGAGTGGGCATGCTTCATCGGATTCATCGTGGTGCTTGCAGTTGCTATCCACCGTTCTCAAAGTTCGCCTCGCGCAGGGTCGGCCCTCGAAAATGCAGGCGCGAGAGCCATTGCTCTGCTCATTGTTGCTGGGGCGATTCTGGGCACATTTGGTAGGGTCACCGCCATTGGAAGAACGTGGCTCGGTCAATCCGAAATCAGTGCAGCGCTATTTGCCTTGGGGGGAGATGAGGACTTGGGCAAAAAAGCCGCCATGAAATCCTCCGAGTCTTTGCACATGGAGTATGAGGTAGTGGCGAATTCCACCCCGAGAGAACCTGATCAGAGGTATTTCGGCAAAGCTCGCGGATCCGACGTGATCGTTTTTGTACTTGAAACCGCACCATACCGATACGATTCGTTTGAGTCGTTGGACGACCTTCCAACCTTGAAACAACTAGCCTCGCATGCTTGGATCGGGAGCAGACATTACTCCACATTTCCCTATACGGCCAAGGCAACCTTCTCCATTCTCACATCAATGTATCCTCCAAACCCAATCTATTTCGGCGGTTCTCCCAGGCAGGCACCAGGGCTGGTGCGTGCTCTCAAATCTGCGGGCTATGACACGCATTACTATGTTCCGCATCCATTCGAGAACCACTTCGAAGATGCAATGTACTCAGCGATTGGGTTTAACCAGATATTCTCCAGTGGATCAGTTCCAGAAGGTGATCACATTGGAATGCCATATTGGCAAGATGTCGTTCGGCGTGATCTCGATGCCTTGCATATGCTGATGCGGGATGCGCACAGAGATGCCGTAGAGCATCAGCCCTACCTCGCGGTCTTTTCACCTCAAATTGGTCATGCCCCGTGGCCCGACATTCTGCACAACGGTGCCGAGACGTCACTCGCAAATCGCGCAAGATCGCTGCTCAGACTGGAAGATCAATGGCTTGGCCAGGTTGTGGGGCAACTATCAAAGGATGGCCGGCTCGATCGCACGATCATCGTCGTAACCGGCGATCATGGAGTAAGAGCTTCAGGTGAGGATCCTTCCTTCGAAACTTTTGGACTACCGGATTATTCGTTTCATGTTCCTCTTCTGGTCTTTGCCCCCCAAGCACTGCAGCAGGGGCAAACAATTCGGGAGGTGACATCGCATATCGACATAGTCCCAACGGTGCTTGATCTCATCGGTCTCGGAACCGGGCGAGGGTTTGAGGAGGGTTTGCCAATCTGGGAAACAGAACAAAATCGACGAAAGGTTTTTCTCTGGGCTGGAGATTACCTTGGAGCCGAGGGGTTTGAGCAAAAGAGTGTCTTCACCGTGTGGAATAAGGCTGCAGGCTATGTGTTTACAGGAGATTCCCTTGATGAAACTGACATGAGTATGGTCCCGGAAGGCTCAGAGGAAGAACACGCCGCGATCACGTCCATCCAATCAATGGCGAGGTTGGATGGAGACTGGTGGGTATCTGCTATGCCGCCGTTGAGGACGAGTTCAGTGGCGACCCTCAAAAACTGA
- a CDS encoding glycosyltransferase family 2 protein — protein MSDQPLVSILTSVYNCEAFLSETIAAVLAQNYSNWEYWLVNDGSTDATANIAREAAAAHADQIHYIEHPGRKNCGLPASRNLALANARGKYVAILDGDDVWFPTKLSEQVALARAFPQAGLIYGRSEYWHSWTGEPTDEAKDQVPKLAPGDRLYEPPELLALNYPHGPFGTPCPSDLLIDRELLCSLGGFEEAFNRLAEYEDIAFLTKLYLAAPVYVSNRCWDRYRIHPNSIWATGQRKGTIALSRRAYFEWAENYLLSHNVSSEGIWRLWRHQTLRYRHPILYFFARVGRRLRRTLTPS, from the coding sequence ATGTCTGACCAACCGCTTGTCTCCATCCTCACGTCGGTCTATAACTGCGAGGCATTCCTATCTGAGACGATTGCAGCCGTCTTGGCCCAGAACTACTCTAACTGGGAATACTGGCTCGTCAACGACGGTTCCACCGACGCCACCGCCAACATTGCCCGCGAAGCCGCCGCAGCGCATGCTGACCAAATCCACTACATCGAGCATCCCGGCCGCAAAAACTGTGGCCTTCCCGCCTCCCGCAATCTCGCCCTCGCCAATGCCCGCGGGAAATACGTGGCAATTCTAGATGGTGACGACGTCTGGTTCCCCACGAAGCTTTCTGAGCAGGTCGCTCTCGCTCGGGCGTTTCCGCAAGCTGGATTAATCTATGGTCGTAGCGAGTACTGGCACAGTTGGACTGGCGAACCGACAGATGAGGCGAAAGATCAGGTGCCGAAACTCGCGCCCGGGGACCGCCTATATGAACCTCCCGAACTCCTGGCCCTCAACTACCCGCACGGCCCATTCGGCACGCCCTGTCCCTCCGACCTGTTGATCGATCGCGAACTGCTCTGCTCTCTCGGCGGGTTTGAGGAGGCCTTCAATCGCCTTGCGGAGTACGAAGACATCGCCTTTCTAACCAAACTTTATCTCGCCGCGCCAGTTTATGTTTCCAACCGCTGTTGGGACCGCTACCGCATTCATCCCAACTCCATTTGGGCCACTGGACAACGCAAGGGTACCATTGCCCTGTCTCGCCGTGCCTACTTCGAGTGGGCGGAGAATTACCTTCTTTCACACAATGTCAGCAGCGAGGGAATCTGGCGGCTCTGGCGTCATCAAACCCTTCGCTACCGCCATCCTATCCTTTACTTCTTCGCTCGGGTCGGACGGCGCCTGCGTCGGACACTTACACCTAGCTGA
- a CDS encoding glycosyltransferase family A protein gives MLVSVVIPTANRCDLVMRTVGTVLQQDFPASDFEIIVAVDGVRDGTADALRTLGAKHQIRVLELERNQGPSAARNAGLRAAKGELVVFLDDDMNCTSELLRSHVAAHVKTAERREIAGLGAIYVAPEHRPCLAAELFLRGLGGVYLRHSEHPAEKWPENVWSFGNTSVGRAVLERVGGFDERFRKREDCELGIRLLEAGVRQEFVGDAVAYQWCEKSAEQLVRDAEIFAESDVMFLRIHPGWSPHEFLSRIREEKQWKRWARELLVRCPAIADLLLSPVCTMGQWRGMPGPLREVAVRALTLRCGLHWYHRLIEVSGRRPEDWIRGGSG, from the coding sequence ATGCTAGTCTCCGTCGTTATTCCAACTGCAAATCGCTGCGACCTCGTGATGCGGACGGTTGGGACGGTCCTGCAACAGGATTTTCCCGCATCCGATTTCGAGATTATCGTAGCGGTGGACGGAGTGAGGGATGGCACGGCGGATGCGCTACGCACGTTGGGCGCGAAGCATCAAATTCGCGTGTTGGAGTTGGAGAGGAACCAGGGGCCTTCGGCGGCGCGCAACGCGGGGCTGCGCGCTGCGAAGGGCGAACTTGTGGTTTTTCTGGATGACGATATGAACTGTACGTCGGAGTTGCTGCGCTCGCATGTGGCGGCACACGTAAAAACTGCGGAAAGGAGAGAGATCGCGGGACTGGGAGCGATTTATGTGGCTCCGGAGCATCGGCCGTGCCTAGCCGCGGAATTGTTTCTCCGAGGGCTCGGTGGCGTGTACCTTCGTCATAGCGAGCATCCGGCGGAGAAGTGGCCGGAAAACGTCTGGAGCTTTGGAAACACCTCGGTCGGGAGGGCCGTCCTAGAGCGGGTGGGCGGTTTTGATGAGCGCTTTCGCAAGCGGGAGGACTGCGAACTGGGCATACGGCTGCTGGAGGCGGGGGTGCGACAGGAGTTTGTGGGCGACGCAGTTGCCTATCAATGGTGCGAGAAAAGCGCGGAGCAACTGGTGCGCGATGCGGAGATTTTCGCCGAAAGCGATGTGATGTTCCTACGCATTCATCCGGGATGGAGCCCGCACGAGTTTCTGAGTCGAATTCGAGAAGAGAAACAGTGGAAACGATGGGCGCGAGAACTGTTAGTGCGGTGTCCCGCGATCGCCGACCTGCTGCTGTCTCCGGTTTGCACGATGGGGCAGTGGCGCGGAATGCCGGGGCCACTGCGCGAGGTGGCGGTGCGCGCGCTCACGCTGCGCTGTGGACTGCATTGGTATCACCGCCTGATCGAGGTCTCTGGAAGGCGGCCGGAGGATTGGATCCGGGGAGGAAGCGGTTGA